From Corynebacterium faecale, one genomic window encodes:
- a CDS encoding metal-sensitive transcriptional regulator yields the protein MNTLTPDQTVPSDETAGTCHTTHGYINDKDRYLARLKRIEGQVRGIHRMVDEEQYCIDILTQVSAVNSALRNVALGLLDDHMRHCVRDAAQSGGEAADAKFQEVTDAIARFARS from the coding sequence ATGAATACCCTCACCCCTGATCAGACCGTCCCTAGTGACGAAACGGCAGGCACCTGCCACACCACCCACGGCTACATCAACGATAAGGACCGCTACCTTGCCCGCCTCAAGCGCATCGAGGGCCAGGTCCGGGGCATACACCGCATGGTCGACGAGGAGCAGTACTGCATCGATATCCTCACCCAGGTCTCCGCGGTCAACTCCGCCCTGCGCAATGTCGCCCTGGGCCTGCTCGATGACCACATGAGGCACTGCGTGCGCGATGCCGCCCAGTCGGGAGGCGAGGCTGCAGACGCGAAATTTCAGGAAGTCACCGA
- a CDS encoding heavy metal translocating P-type ATPase, with product MTPTQPAVDLLQIDLGVTGMTCTSCSSRVERKLNKLDGVEATVNFATESASVRYDPAKVDPDNLIETVKATGYGAFTMSGATDDGGDSTDDAATVASGSSGARSQVDTAREHEAADLKNRLIISALLTVPIVLLSMIPALQFTNWQWAVLTMTTPVFFWGGAPFHRATLVNLRHGATTMDTLITLGTGAAYLWSLWALFIGNAGHPGMTMEIHLLPTNSTMDEIYLETAAVVISFLLLGRWFETKAKGQSSAALRKLLDMGAKDAAVIRDGAEVRVPVGQLKIGDVFVVRPGEKIATDGRVTEGSSAVDESMLTGESVPVEVTKGSKVTGATLNTSGRLLVEVTRTGADTTLSQMAKLVTDAQAKKAPVQRLVDRISAVFVPVVIVISILTLLTHVFLLDAGLATAFTAAVAVLIIACPCALGLATPTALLVGTGRGAELGLLIKGPEVLESTKKVDTIVMDKTGTVTTGVMSVTGVTVADGFDRNDVLTKAAAVEFASEHPIAQAIAREGGRTQTLPEVTDFANAAGRGVTGMVEGHSVTVGRPAGGLTGPLQGAFTHAQTLGGTPVVVQINGRNAGVITVRDTAKPTSAAAVAGLKKLGLTPMLLTGDNAGAAKAVAAEVGIDPAHVIAEVMPEDKVRVIERLQKQGKNVAMVGDGINDAAALAQADLGLAMGAGTDVAIEASDITLMNSDLRSAVDAIRLSRRTLGTIKGNLFWAFAYNVALIPVAAIGLLNPILAGIAMAFSSVFVVSNSLRLRGFTSSHGATAPAPNTTEASPRQPINA from the coding sequence AACGCAAACTCAACAAGCTTGACGGTGTGGAGGCGACCGTCAACTTCGCCACCGAATCGGCCTCCGTGCGCTATGACCCGGCGAAAGTCGACCCTGACAACCTCATCGAGACCGTTAAGGCCACCGGTTACGGTGCCTTCACCATGTCAGGTGCCACGGACGATGGCGGCGACAGTACGGACGACGCCGCGACAGTGGCTTCAGGTTCCAGCGGTGCCCGGAGTCAGGTCGACACCGCCCGCGAGCATGAGGCCGCTGACCTGAAGAATCGCCTGATCATCTCCGCACTGCTCACGGTGCCAATCGTCCTGCTGAGCATGATTCCCGCATTGCAGTTCACCAACTGGCAGTGGGCTGTCCTTACCATGACCACCCCGGTGTTTTTCTGGGGCGGTGCCCCCTTCCACCGGGCCACCCTGGTTAACCTGCGCCACGGCGCGACCACCATGGACACGCTCATCACGCTCGGCACAGGGGCGGCCTACCTGTGGTCGTTGTGGGCCCTGTTCATCGGTAATGCCGGCCATCCTGGCATGACGATGGAGATTCACCTGCTGCCGACAAACTCCACCATGGACGAGATCTATCTGGAGACCGCGGCAGTGGTGATCTCCTTCCTGCTGCTGGGTCGCTGGTTTGAGACCAAGGCCAAGGGCCAGTCCTCCGCGGCGCTGCGCAAGCTACTCGACATGGGTGCCAAGGACGCCGCGGTCATCCGCGACGGCGCGGAGGTCCGCGTCCCGGTGGGCCAGCTCAAGATTGGTGATGTCTTCGTCGTCCGCCCGGGCGAGAAGATTGCCACCGACGGTCGTGTCACCGAGGGATCCTCGGCCGTGGATGAATCCATGCTCACCGGTGAGTCCGTGCCGGTGGAGGTCACCAAGGGTTCCAAGGTCACCGGTGCCACCCTCAACACTTCAGGGCGGTTGCTGGTGGAGGTCACCCGCACCGGTGCCGACACCACGCTGTCGCAGATGGCCAAGCTAGTCACCGACGCCCAGGCGAAGAAAGCCCCGGTGCAGCGCCTGGTCGACCGGATCTCTGCGGTCTTCGTGCCCGTGGTCATCGTCATCTCGATCCTCACGCTGTTGACCCACGTCTTCCTCCTCGATGCCGGACTGGCGACGGCTTTCACCGCCGCGGTCGCGGTGCTGATCATCGCCTGCCCGTGTGCCCTGGGTCTGGCCACCCCGACCGCCCTGCTGGTGGGTACGGGCCGTGGTGCCGAGCTGGGTCTGCTGATCAAGGGCCCCGAGGTGCTGGAGTCGACCAAGAAGGTGGACACCATTGTCATGGACAAGACCGGCACCGTGACCACCGGCGTCATGTCTGTCACGGGCGTCACCGTTGCCGACGGATTTGACCGTAACGATGTTCTGACCAAGGCCGCCGCCGTCGAGTTCGCCTCCGAACACCCCATCGCCCAAGCCATCGCCCGGGAAGGCGGACGCACCCAAACCCTGCCCGAGGTGACCGACTTCGCCAACGCCGCCGGCCGGGGAGTCACCGGCATGGTGGAAGGCCACAGTGTGACCGTCGGACGCCCCGCCGGTGGACTGACCGGCCCCCTGCAGGGTGCCTTCACTCACGCCCAAACCCTGGGTGGTACCCCGGTGGTCGTCCAGATCAACGGCCGCAACGCCGGGGTGATCACCGTGCGTGACACCGCCAAGCCGACCTCCGCCGCCGCGGTGGCCGGCCTGAAGAAGCTGGGCCTGACCCCGATGCTGCTCACCGGTGACAACGCCGGCGCCGCGAAGGCGGTAGCCGCCGAGGTCGGCATCGACCCGGCCCACGTCATCGCCGAGGTCATGCCGGAGGACAAGGTCCGAGTCATCGAGAGGCTGCAGAAGCAGGGCAAGAATGTCGCCATGGTCGGCGACGGCATCAACGACGCCGCCGCACTCGCCCAGGCTGACCTGGGCCTGGCCATGGGGGCAGGCACAGATGTAGCCATCGAGGCCTCTGACATCACCCTGATGAACAGCGACCTGCGCTCCGCGGTCGACGCGATCCGGCTGTCACGCCGCACACTCGGCACCATCAAAGGCAACCTGTTCTGGGCCTTCGCCTACAACGTTGCCCTCATTCCGGTGGCCGCCATCGGCCTGCTCAACCCCATCCTCGCCGGTATCGCGATGGCATTTTCCTCCGTGTTCGTCGTGTCCAACTCCCTGCGACTGCGTGGTTTCACGTCCAGTCACGGTGCGACAGCCCCCGCACCAAACACGACTGAGGCCAGCCCCCGACAGCCGATCAATGCCTAA